ATATTCTGCAGCCagaaaagttttgaaaaataaaCAAAGATTAAATTAGTTTAATGGATCACATATTCTATTTTGTTCAGAAAATCCGTTTCCACAAAGTAACTTTAAAATCTCCAGCTCCAACCAACACCAAGTAGAGAGAGAGGAATGAAAAAAGAATGGAGTAGAAACGAGGCCATTGCCATCTCCTTCGCCCCCTCTCAACCCCTTCCatctaaaaagaaagagagaggtgagAAGAAGCATATCCTTTAGAAGCTCCTGAGTCCTCTAATTGTCATAATTTCTCTTCCCTCTATAAAGCTCCAGACTCAGTCCCCATCGCCACACCCGACTCATCCTTCCTCAAGCTCTCCCTCTTCGTCGTCGATGAACCCTCCGACCTTCTGCTCCCCCGGAGCTTTGCCGACGGCCGTCGGCCTCGGCATTGTCGCCGCCCTCAGGGGCGGTGGCggtaaaaaagaaagagaggagggaagaAGCATGTGCTATAGAAGCTCATGAGTCCTCTAATTGTCCCAATTTCTCTTCCCTCTCTAAAGCTTTGTCCTAATTTCTCTTCCCTCTATAAAGCTCCAGATAAACATGCGACAAACAGAAGCTTGATATCTTCatcttaatatatattatatatatatatatatatatcgtcgGCATATAAGTGCAGATATATGTACCATTTTTACAAAATTTTGCATTAACAAGAATTACAAATATTCGAGAACTTTGCTTCACAAAAGGCTTTTTTATCCCAAAAGCCCAAAAATAACTTTTCAAAGGGGAATTCTTTGTTTCCTTATGCACCATGGGTGATGCAGAAACATACATACTATATATAATGATTGATTATTCACGTATAGAATccaatgcacaaaaaaaaaaaaattttttactaatccTATCGAAAATCAATCATCACGGATGCTgtacgcggtgcacaaagaattttgccTTTTCAAATGCTTCTTAAGTAGAGTTACGACCTAGATCCAGATCACTACAGCAGGTCGTGACCACCCAAAAATAACACGTTTGATCTCACTGAAAAGAACTGAATCACATTGTTTTGCAATGCATGACTCAAAACAAGCACTGTGAAATTTCACGTAagtctaaaataataaatattcaaTGAAGATTATACATCAGAATCACTCCAGAAGCTTCTGAAAGACAGCTGAGAGTCTGGCACATTGGCCTTGCTCTCAGTTTTCTTTACAAGTGTAGTCTCTGGGCAATTTtacacttttttcttctttgtacACTTCATAagagattttttcaaaaaaaatgtgaAGTTTTCATTAAGATTAAACATGAGAGTTTTCCAGGTTCACCTTTAAACCTAATCGACATCCCCCTGTCCATGCCCATCTACAACATCCTGCACCGAGCACAGATAGCAACAGATTCGAGAGGTACAACATGGAAACAAGTTCTAATTCATGGTAGTGAGTCAAGGTATGAGTAGCTCCGAAGGCGGCTGTATTGAAGGAGACTGCCATAGTTCCGATCCCATACACCAACAAAAAGAGCCTCGGTGTCAGGACTGAACGACATGCCTGAGATTTCACCAAAGAAATCCAGCTCCTGTTGCCTCTTGTACCCACTTCCGACATCGAATATGTGAACAAAGTCCGCTGGCTCTGCCATTGCCATGAACTGACCATCCGACGTGAAGCGGATTGATCTTATGGCTCCAAGGTTCCCTCTCAGTACAGCAATGGATTTGGAGAGGTTCCTTACATCCCAAACCCGACAGGTCTTATCCTGGTTACCAGTGGCGAATGTATAACCATCAGGATTCCATGCCGATGCAAATGAATAGTCTAGGTGGCCACGCAGTTCATGGATAGTCTGCAAGAACCAAACTCCACAAACTTATTTTTATTGCTCAACTTTTCAAATTGGAAATGATGGAGCAGGGTTACTCCAGTGTGGTTCATCACTTGATCAGAACAACCAAGTATGTTACCTTTCCCGTACAAGCATCAACCAGTAGTCCCTCAGGGTTGTCTCCCACAATAACAAGAAGCTTTCCATCAGGACTAAGTGATGTATGCTGCAAACAGAATAACAGGTAAAGATACAATAATGCAAGAAATATAGTGcctgatataaatatttttattaaattataaaaacacCAAGTTCCCATAGACAGGTAGACCCGACTAATATCATTAACATTGTAGCCACAGCAGCAGCATAGCTAGAACAGTGTTTTCACTTCTTATTCGTTGTTACCTTCAGAATTTTATAATCTGAAGCAAGCTagataaacttaattttttaCAACAAATATTGACCAACGAATTTCCAAGAAATAATAACACTATATGGCCCTCTCACCAAGCATGGACAATTAACCAACTATATATACACTACAATGAATCAAGTACAGATGCCTTGCATTCACATCCCACTAGAAAAAGAAATAACATTTAACCAACAATACAGTACACATAATCAAATACTGGTGACTTACATTGACCGGCCATTGGAATCGGAAATGCTTGCAAAGCTGGAACTTCTCCATGTCGAAGTCACGAACTCCAGAGTCATTATTTGAAGCCATGAAGTGAACAGCACCACTGAATAAATTTCATTTTCAAAGTCAGACCAGCCACTGAaacaatcaaaagaaaagaaaatgccaGGCCAAATCAACTACCTGGGACTATCGTAAATATCCACAGCATTAGTGATTGCATTGTCATCATAAGTTGTCCGGCAACAAAAGCTTATTCCTTCTCGATCTAAATGCTACATCTCCCAtcaaagtaagaaaaaaaaaaaatgagataatATGTACCTTGTAAAATATTGGAATAAATCAGATAATATGTACCTTTGAAAATGCTGGCATATATATATTTTCAATGTCATAATAACTGTACAGTCAGGTTAGTGAAATGCATTCCACTGCAATAGCATTTAATGCGTCTATAACTACTAACACCATGAGTTTCATGTCTAACATACAAATGTTTCACCTGATTGTGATGACTAATTGAATCCTCAAAAGACTTGATCCATCACAAACATACACACATATTATCATTGGGAATAAATTTATAGCTTCTTAAATGACAGGCAATACCAGAGATTAAAGAATTAAGACTTTTTGGCAAGGAGCCACAAAAGGTAATGATATAAAATCCTTGACCAAATTGTATGTGCATAAAACAATGATATTTCATTATTATCTAAAACTTTTAATTGATTGGCCTATGATGTTGTGCAGCACATTTGCAATAGATGATAATGCCCCATAACTAAAAGATAAGATTGAAAGTAAGAATTAATTCCCCAAAGACAAAACATATATAGGAAATGATAGATGCcaaacaagaaaaaaagaaaagaatgttcTAGTTTACAGCAAACAAATGTAACTTTCATCCTTTCAGAAAGGTGAATACAAGCACCAGGATAGCACAATGCTTGTGAAAATCTATATGGCTCACATACAGCCAGAGGCAATGGCCTCTTTTAAGTCATATTTCTTGCCTTATCGATTGTCCTGTTTCCATAAATTCTAGATCGTATTCATCATTCTGTCTGCCCAGATATTCATCCATTTTGATGTGCTTAAGTATTTGCTGAGTAAATCAGCTGATTGATTCTCAGACTTGTCAAGCTGCTCCCAAAGTACCACGTGTAATGCTGTCATTCCATCCTTTAATCCACAAGAATTTACCACCTCTCAATGTAGCTATGAACTATAAGTCACATAAAAGCACACAAATAAAAAGCATGTATCACCTAAGAACTGCTTTAAATAGTATGAACTGCTAGTCAATGCTTGCATCTCCTACCCTTCAAGTTCCCCTTCCACACTCCAAAATGAGTTCAAAGGCTTGAGACAAGAGTACCTACTCCGAATAGTGAAAGCCCCATAATGCTCCACCAACCCTGTGCGACCATGCCCTTTGCAGCTTAGTGCCACTACAAAAATTTTTGGTAGCAtcacaaaagattcttgaaattaCCCAATTCTGCATATTATCTTTATTGATCAAAATCATATTGCAAGAGAAAAGGACAGAGGTAGTTTTCCCCGATATGAACTCCATGGAGTCTCTTTACTTTTGTTTACGTGTTTAATAATTGCTGAAACAAACACTTGAAAGCAGCAAATGCAGATAAACACAAAGATTCTCCTTACCTCAGCACCTTTAATTGGGAAAGCCCAAGGAAGATCCATTCTTATGCAAAGAATAAGCCACCATGATACAGAAAACCTGATAATCCAAATAAGTACAATGAGAATCATGGTGATTCTCAGCTTACTCCATCGTAAGCTTTGTAACTGCCCACTTTTTGGGTGATCAGACAGTCTATCACCACCGAGATCAGACAGTATCACCATGGCTCTTGACAAATCCAAAACCATAACTTCAATTATCATTGTCAGATCTCAACTATTTGGAGTTAACTTTATGAATCCTTACCGAGTATTTTTATTAGGCTAACACTAGAAACACTACAAACTCTTCCAAAAACTTTCTCATAGCTTTCATCCACAATACTTTAtgaccttttctttctcttttgtaATCCCTCAAAACAGAAGTTCAAGCACCTTTCTACCGCACAGGCACCTCTCTACTTATCAAGGCTTCTCCTCTTACAAAGCATGGACCTTGAAAGCCTGGATCCATGGTCCACAAACCTCACTGCACTCCCTAACCTCCATGCCCAAATACTTTCTCCTCAAGATAGCTTTCCATCATACtacattttgccattcttcttgGCTTCTTTCTCGTTGCATCATACATTATCACCATGAAGCTGACAACTATATGCCCAAGAATACAACTATACATCTCATAACCTGCTTTGCTAAACCTATGAGAATATGGCAAATTTCTCATAGATATGCTTAAgaaaataattgatgaaaaaggTAAACCAATGATAAATTGTTTCTATCATTGGCAAGTTTCTCATGAACATACTTTCTGGAAATAACAAAGTGTCTTTAACTACAAACAGTAACCACCTCgataaatcaatgaaaaaaaatagataacaaATGAAAATAGCCACGGGCATCATACAACTCTCCTATGTTTATACAAGTTATTGTAAAAGACAATGGCAGACAAAGTAAAGAGAATTACTTTACAAATAAGTTCTCCTTGAAATCCACCCGCTACAAGTAACTTATCCTTTACTGCCAATGTACTAACTTGAGTCCGAGAAAATCCTTCTAATAAACTTCCAGGGTGTTTCTGTAACAAAATCAAAAAGGCATCACGCAAGTTAAAAATTACAACTATCCACCTAATAAAATGATTATTACATAAAACACTATTTTaaataaaaggagaagaagagggtcaCAAGGAACTTTATCTAAATCATAAAGGAAGAATATGCACCTCACATGGTGCCACATGTCCTGAAACATTCATAACCTCATACTTCTCACAAGTTAATGCTGACCAATGGAGCACAGAATAGTGTGACATTAGATAGACATCATGCTTTGATGTAGCCCAAACCAGATTTCTCAGCTGCAAaagttaaagaagaagaagaagaagatgatgatgatgattaatACCACACTTTTTTCAAAGAAACTCAATATCAAATAAAATGCATTCATATAAACGTAACAAGTCCACTGAAAATTCCTTTGCCCCATATTTTAGCTACCTAGAAACAAATAGAGGACCATCATATGgcacttaaatttaaataatacctAGATAGAACTTGACATGGTTAAGGCTCAGGAAGCAAAGAACAGTCACTAACAGAAGGTAGACAAGAGGTATTCGATGTACTTATCCTTGATTATGGTTGTAGTCAAGATGAGCTAGAACAATTCTGGTCCTGATCAAGCTTggcttgaaatttatttcaagcaTGAAACTAGGACCAAACATGCTTGCTTCCAA
The DNA window shown above is from Elaeis guineensis isolate ETL-2024a chromosome 8, EG11, whole genome shotgun sequence and carries:
- the LOC105050040 gene encoding uncharacterized WD repeat-containing protein C2A9.03 isoform X2; protein product: MGDVEDDMDEDFQGRGWWDSDSDDEEYGQFHNKVPDTSSLQARRGVDIQGIPWNRLSITREKYRQTRLEQYKNYENVPNSGEASEKVCNPTEKGGMYYEFQRNTRSVKSTIHHFQLRNLVWATSKHDVYLMSHYSVLHWSALTCEKYEVMNVSGHVAPCEKHPGSLLEGFSRTQVSTLAVKDKLLVAGGFQGELICKHLDREGISFCCRTTYDDNAITNAVDIYDSPSGAVHFMASNNDSGVRDFDMEKFQLCKHFRFQWPVNHTSLSPDGKLLVIVGDNPEGLLVDACTGKTIHELRGHLDYSFASAWNPDGYTFATGNQDKTCRVWDVRNLSKSIAVLRGNLGAIRSIRFTSDGQFMAMAEPADFVHIFDVGSGYKRQQELDFFGEISGMSFSPDTEALFVGVWDRNYGSLLQYSRLRSYSYLDSLP
- the LOC105050040 gene encoding uncharacterized WD repeat-containing protein C2A9.03 isoform X1, with amino-acid sequence MFRYQGDDVDEMAEDYEMGDVEDDMDEDFQGRGWWDSDSDDEEYGQFHNKVPDTSSLQARRGVDIQGIPWNRLSITREKYRQTRLEQYKNYENVPNSGEASEKVCNPTEKGGMYYEFQRNTRSVKSTIHHFQLRNLVWATSKHDVYLMSHYSVLHWSALTCEKYEVMNVSGHVAPCEKHPGSLLEGFSRTQVSTLAVKDKLLVAGGFQGELICKHLDREGISFCCRTTYDDNAITNAVDIYDSPSGAVHFMASNNDSGVRDFDMEKFQLCKHFRFQWPVNHTSLSPDGKLLVIVGDNPEGLLVDACTGKTIHELRGHLDYSFASAWNPDGYTFATGNQDKTCRVWDVRNLSKSIAVLRGNLGAIRSIRFTSDGQFMAMAEPADFVHIFDVGSGYKRQQELDFFGEISGMSFSPDTEALFVGVWDRNYGSLLQYSRLRSYSYLDSLP